Proteins from one Oenanthe melanoleuca isolate GR-GAL-2019-014 chromosome 1, OMel1.0, whole genome shotgun sequence genomic window:
- the PRSS23 gene encoding serine protease 23 translates to MAALSTLILLLCAAKDVMPSSPHWKPTWPSYRVPVILPQSTLSLDKPQFDAEARLEVVSPCGPACHKSSPLPTYEEVKNYLSYETLYANGSLTETEVGIYILSNGGDGSRGRSRTKRQIYGYDSRFSIFGKDFLLNYPFSTSVKLSTGCTGTLVAEKHVLTAAHCIHDGKSYVKGAQKLRVGFLKPKHKDGSKGSNITNSAMPEKMKFQWIRVKRTHVPKGWIKGNANDIGMDYDYALLELKKPHKRKFMKIGVSPPARHLPGGRIHFSGYDNDRPGNLVYRFCDVKDETYDLLYQQCDAQPGASGSGVYVRMWKRQNHKWERKIIGIFSGHQWVDMNGTPQDFNVAVRITPLKYAQICYWIKGNYLDCREG, encoded by the coding sequence ATGGCAGCCTTGTCCACTTTAATCCTCCTTTTGTGTGCTGCTAAAGATGTGATGCCTTCCAGTCCTCACTGGAAGCCAACTTGGCCGTCTTACAGAGTTCCCGTTATCCTGCCGCAGTCCACCCTGAGCTTGGACAAGCCACAGTTTGATGctgaagccaggctggaggTGGTATCTCCGTGTGGCCCAGCATGCCACAAGAGTTCTCCGCTGCCGACTTACGAAGAGGTGAAGAACTACCTGTCCTACGAGACCTTGTACGCCAACGGCAGCCTCACTGAAACGGAGGTGGGCATATACATTCTGAGCAACGGCGGCGACGGGTCTCGCGGCAGGTCTCGAACTAAGAGGCAGATCTATGGCTATGACAGCAGGTTTAGCATTTTTGGGAAAGACTTCTTGTTGAACTACCCGTTCTCCACGTCGGTGAAGCTCTCTACGGGTTGCACGGGGACGCTGGTGGCTGAGAAGCATGTTCTTACTGCCGCTCATTGTATCCACGATGGAAAGAGTTACGTCAAAGGAGCTCAGAAACTGCGGGTGGGGTTCCTAAAGCCCAAACACAAGGATGGCAGCAAAGGGTCCAATATCACCAACTCGGCAATGcctgagaaaatgaaattccaGTGGATCCGAGTGAAACGGACGCATGTCCCCAAAGGATGGATCAAAGGCAATGCCAATGACATTGGCATGGATTATGACTatgccctgctggagctgaagaAGCCACACAAAAGAAAGTTTATGAAGATAGGCGTGAGCCCACCAGCGAGACACCTACCTGGAGGGCGGATTCACTTCTCTGGCTATGACAATGACCGTCCGGGAAACCTGGTTTACCGTTTCTGTGATGTCAAAGACGAAACCTACGACCTGTTGTACCAGCAGTGCGATGCCCAGCCAGGTGCGAGTGGATCTGGGGTATACGTGAGGATGTGGAAGAGGCAGAACCacaaatgggagagaaaaattattGGTATATTTTCAGGCCATCAGTGGGTGGACATGAATGGCACCCCGCAGGATTTCAATGTAGCTGTTCGCATTACACCCCTCAAATACGCACAGATCTGTTACTGGATCAAAGGCAACTACCTTGACTGCAGGGAAGGATAA